The following coding sequences are from one Achromobacter sp. B7 window:
- a CDS encoding gluconate 2-dehydrogenase subunit 3 family protein, whose amino-acid sequence MDDQSPKDLPADDQPVAGRRGLLKALAVGVPGAAWAAKAVGAPTAPAPAAGNPEGQAAISPSAPRTLQFFNAEEAKTMDAIAARLIPADELGPGAKEAGVTFFIDGQLAGAWGAGSQFYRQGPFEKGTPEQGYQLSFTPAEMFRRGLAALDAAARKQDGKPYAELDEARQDAWLHDLQGGKADFSPLPSDVFFQAVLDATIEGFFSDPLYGGNADMVGWKLVGFPGAYASFSNDIERHGVIWAGKPVSIANARGHTMKPGDQHG is encoded by the coding sequence ATGGACGATCAATCCCCTAAGGACTTACCCGCGGACGATCAGCCGGTTGCCGGCCGACGCGGCTTGCTCAAGGCCTTGGCCGTGGGCGTGCCCGGTGCGGCCTGGGCCGCCAAGGCGGTCGGCGCGCCGACCGCGCCAGCCCCGGCAGCGGGCAACCCCGAAGGCCAGGCGGCCATCTCGCCGTCCGCCCCTCGCACCCTGCAATTTTTCAACGCTGAGGAAGCGAAAACGATGGACGCCATCGCGGCGCGCCTGATCCCCGCCGATGAGCTGGGCCCCGGCGCCAAGGAAGCCGGCGTCACCTTCTTCATTGACGGACAACTGGCCGGTGCCTGGGGCGCGGGCAGCCAGTTCTACCGCCAGGGCCCCTTTGAAAAAGGCACGCCTGAACAGGGCTACCAGCTTTCTTTCACGCCCGCCGAAATGTTCCGGCGCGGACTGGCTGCGCTGGATGCCGCCGCGCGCAAACAAGACGGCAAACCTTACGCGGAACTCGACGAAGCCAGGCAGGACGCCTGGCTTCATGATTTGCAGGGCGGCAAGGCGGACTTCTCGCCCTTGCCTTCCGACGTGTTTTTCCAGGCCGTGCTGGATGCCACCATTGAAGGCTTTTTTTCCGATCCGCTTTACGGCGGCAACGCCGACATGGTCGGGTGGAAGCTGGTGGGCTTCCCCGGCGCCTATGCCTCGTTTTCCAACGACATCGAACGCCACGGCGTGATCTGGGCGGGCAAGCCCGTATCTATCGCGAACGCACGCGGACACACGATGAAACCGGGAGACCAGCATGGCTAA
- a CDS encoding MFS transporter: MSSTYLNAWRVAAIILVGLNLRPVLASVPPLLDRLQAAIALSDSAAGLLTALPVLVMGLGALSVAPLRRMMREHHAIAVGVALVMAATACRLWAHEANLMLLTGVIAGLGIAVTQALLPYTIKAQFSSGVSAIMGLYSTAIMGGAAVASVASPVLAERVGWPQALAAWSVPAAAALLCWLLVHRVGTVAPLATDATKAAKAANAMNPTNATKAANATNAAGQPASGRSHRWLLAVFFGLGTGAYTLVLAWLPPYYTALGWTPVSAGQLLGAVTVAEIVAGLLVSAAIGRLRDRRVALFAAVGLLTLGLLGLIFAPVLLAWPAAVLAGLGIGALFPLSLIVTMDHASTPAQAGRLASFVQGVGYLIAALFPFVAGVIRQHLSGLRPAWMLMAGICLILFAIAARLRPPHGNGKP; this comes from the coding sequence GTGTCATCGACTTATTTGAACGCCTGGCGCGTTGCCGCCATCATCCTGGTGGGCTTGAACCTGCGCCCCGTCCTGGCGTCCGTTCCCCCTTTGCTGGACCGGCTGCAAGCCGCTATTGCGCTATCCGACAGTGCGGCCGGCCTGTTGACGGCGCTGCCCGTATTGGTGATGGGCCTGGGCGCATTGAGTGTCGCGCCGCTGCGCCGCATGATGCGCGAACACCACGCCATCGCCGTCGGCGTAGCGCTGGTGATGGCGGCCACCGCATGCCGCCTGTGGGCCCATGAGGCCAACTTGATGTTGCTGACGGGCGTTATCGCCGGGCTGGGCATCGCGGTCACGCAGGCGCTGCTGCCCTACACCATCAAGGCGCAATTCTCGTCTGGCGTCAGCGCCATCATGGGCCTGTATTCCACCGCCATCATGGGCGGCGCGGCCGTGGCCAGCGTGGCTTCGCCCGTCCTGGCCGAGCGTGTGGGCTGGCCTCAGGCATTGGCGGCCTGGTCCGTGCCCGCGGCGGCGGCTTTGCTGTGCTGGCTGCTGGTGCACCGAGTTGGTACCGTCGCTCCGTTGGCGACGGACGCGACGAAGGCGGCGAAGGCGGCGAACGCGATGAACCCGACGAACGCGACGAAGGCGGCGAACGCGACGAACGCGGCGGGCCAACCGGCCTCCGGGCGTTCGCACCGGTGGTTGCTGGCGGTGTTCTTCGGCCTGGGCACCGGCGCCTACACGCTGGTGCTAGCCTGGCTGCCGCCCTATTACACGGCCTTGGGCTGGACGCCGGTGTCGGCCGGGCAATTGCTGGGCGCGGTGACGGTGGCCGAGATCGTGGCCGGCTTGCTGGTGTCGGCGGCAATCGGCCGGCTGCGCGACCGCCGGGTGGCGCTGTTTGCGGCCGTCGGTTTGCTGACGCTGGGTTTGTTGGGGCTGATTTTCGCGCCCGTCTTGCTGGCGTGGCCTGCCGCCGTGCTGGCCGGGCTGGGCATCGGCGCGCTGTTTCCGCTGTCGCTGATCGTCACGATGGACCATGCGTCCACGCCTGCACAGGCGGGTCGACTGGCCTCTTTCGTGCAGGGCGTGGGCTACTTGATCGCCGCCCTGTTCCCGTTCGTGGCGGGCGTGATCCGTCAGCATCTTTCAGGGCTGCGGCCGGCCTGGATGCTGATGGCCGGCATCTGCCTGATCTTGTTCGCCATCGCCGCGCGGCTGCGCCCGCCTCACGGGAACGGCAAGCCATGA
- a CDS encoding FMN-dependent NADH-azoreductase — MSILHIHCSPRGRASESHRLSQHIIERLLRVSGDAAPAVIDIDATRLPNVDDDYAAALSSPVDPADDVLARGALRQSSELIDALRQASHIVIATPMHNFTVSAALKVWIDHVVRVRSTFRITPEGKIGNLPDRPVYVAVSSGGEFSGEAARQPDFLTPYLTHVLGTIGLKNVTFFSVQGTARGDAALQAARASAQAAIAAHPMAA, encoded by the coding sequence ATGAGCATTCTTCACATTCATTGCAGCCCGCGCGGCCGGGCATCGGAAAGCCACCGCTTGTCGCAACACATCATTGAACGGCTGCTCAGGGTGTCTGGCGATGCCGCGCCCGCCGTCATCGACATCGACGCTACCCGCCTGCCCAATGTCGATGACGATTACGCCGCCGCGTTGAGCTCGCCCGTGGACCCCGCCGACGACGTGCTGGCGCGCGGCGCGTTGCGCCAGTCCAGCGAACTGATCGACGCGTTGCGCCAGGCCAGCCACATCGTCATCGCCACGCCCATGCATAACTTCACGGTGTCGGCGGCGTTGAAAGTCTGGATCGATCACGTGGTGCGCGTGCGCAGCACGTTTCGCATCACGCCCGAGGGCAAGATCGGCAACTTGCCGGACCGGCCCGTGTATGTGGCGGTGTCGTCGGGGGGAGAATTCTCTGGCGAGGCGGCGCGCCAGCCGGACTTTCTGACGCCGTACCTGACGCATGTGCTGGGCACGATAGGCTTGAAGAACGTGACGTTTTTCTCGGTGCAGGGCACGGCGCGCGGCGACGCGGCATTGCAGGCCGCGCGCGCATCGGCCCAAGCCGCCATCGCCGCGCATCCCATGGCCGCCTAG
- a CDS encoding SelT/SelW/SelH family protein, with the protein MSTPAFRPRIVILYCTQCQWLLRAAWMAQELLSTFSTDLGEVVLQPGTGGIFQITYNGDLIWDRKGDGGFPDAKILKQRVRDRLDPTRPLGHIDGPTAGRLASPLADPLADPAITPDD; encoded by the coding sequence ATGAGCACACCGGCCTTCCGACCCCGCATCGTCATCCTTTACTGCACCCAGTGCCAGTGGCTGCTGCGTGCCGCCTGGATGGCGCAAGAACTGTTGTCCACCTTTTCCACCGATCTGGGCGAAGTGGTATTGCAGCCCGGCACCGGTGGCATATTCCAGATCACCTACAACGGCGACCTGATCTGGGATAGAAAAGGCGATGGCGGTTTCCCAGACGCCAAGATCTTGAAGCAGCGCGTGCGCGACCGCCTGGATCCCACGCGCCCGCTGGGCCATATTGACGGCCCCACCGCGGGCAGGTTGGCAAGCCCTTTGGCCGACCCCTTGGCCGACCCCGCCATCACGCCGGACGACTAG
- a CDS encoding carboxymuconolactone decarboxylase family protein gives MSQRLNYFQVSAELSKKYMDFSAAMKKVPVIEEFGDLVDIRASQINGCGFCLDMHVKQAKLHGERELRLHHVAIWRESTLFSARERAALAWTEALTTLPPHGVPDPVYSHVREQLSEAEISDLTFRIVAINGWNRLNVAFRTVPGSADAAFGLDKAGLN, from the coding sequence ATGAGCCAGCGGTTGAATTACTTCCAGGTGTCCGCGGAACTGTCCAAGAAGTACATGGACTTCAGCGCGGCAATGAAAAAAGTGCCCGTCATCGAGGAGTTCGGCGATCTGGTCGATATCCGCGCGTCGCAAATCAATGGCTGCGGCTTTTGCCTGGACATGCACGTCAAGCAGGCCAAGCTGCACGGCGAACGCGAACTGCGTCTGCACCATGTGGCCATCTGGCGCGAATCGACATTGTTCTCGGCGCGCGAGCGGGCTGCGCTGGCATGGACCGAGGCGCTGACCACCCTGCCCCCGCATGGCGTACCCGACCCGGTGTACAGCCACGTGCGCGAGCAATTATCGGAAGCGGAAATCTCGGACCTGACCTTCCGTATCGTTGCCATCAACGGCTGGAACCGTTTGAACGTGGCGTTTCGTACCGTGCCCGGCTCGGCCGACGCCGCATTCGGGCTGGACAAGGCCGGGCTCAACTGA
- a CDS encoding enoyl-CoA hydratase — MAPDSQNNDALLLRMSTDGVVTLRLNRPAQFNALSEGLLTALQEQIDDLAGDATVRCVVLESAGRAFCAGHDLREMRSQPSLDYYRALFRQCSRVMQGLQALPVPVIAKVQGIATAAGCQLVASCDLAVAADSARFAVSGINVGLFCSTPAVALSRNVSAKRAFEMLVTARFIDAAQAKEWGLINDAVPEAELDARVNALAADILAKSPSAIRYGKQMFYKQRQMALGDAYDYAGDVMARNMMEADASEGIDAFLQKRAPRWQA, encoded by the coding sequence ATGGCCCCGGATTCCCAGAACAACGACGCCCTGCTGTTGCGCATGTCGACCGACGGCGTGGTGACGCTGCGCCTGAACCGCCCCGCGCAATTCAACGCCTTGTCCGAAGGCTTGCTGACCGCCTTGCAGGAACAGATCGACGACTTGGCGGGCGACGCCACCGTGCGTTGCGTGGTGCTGGAATCCGCGGGCCGGGCCTTCTGCGCCGGCCACGATCTGCGCGAAATGCGCAGCCAGCCCAGCCTGGATTACTACCGTGCGCTGTTCCGCCAATGCAGCCGCGTCATGCAGGGTTTGCAGGCCTTGCCCGTGCCCGTCATCGCCAAGGTGCAAGGCATTGCGACGGCGGCCGGTTGCCAATTGGTCGCCAGTTGCGACCTGGCGGTGGCGGCCGACTCTGCGCGATTTGCCGTGTCCGGCATCAACGTGGGTCTGTTTTGTTCAACGCCGGCGGTGGCGCTCAGCCGCAATGTGTCGGCCAAGCGCGCCTTTGAAATGCTGGTCACTGCCCGCTTCATCGATGCCGCGCAGGCCAAGGAATGGGGCTTGATCAACGACGCCGTGCCCGAGGCCGAGCTGGACGCGCGCGTCAACGCCCTGGCGGCCGACATCCTGGCCAAGAGCCCCAGCGCCATCCGCTACGGCAAGCAGATGTTCTACAAGCAGCGCCAGATGGCCTTGGGCGATGCCTACGATTACGCGGGCGACGTCATGGCGCGCAACATGATGGAAGCGGACGCGTCCGAAGGCATCGACGCCTTCCTGCAAAAGCGCGCGCCACGCTGGCAGGCTTAG
- a CDS encoding GNAT family N-acetyltransferase → MTDPDLNHIDTDADLRACLPLMRQLRPHLAHADDFVARIDRMRGQGYRLLAGIDAGQAVALAGYRFQENLIYGRFVYVDDLIVDDTRRGGRWGARLLSALDDIARQAGCAKLVLDTGLANSLAQRFYFRQGLLSTALHFSKNLDAVTA, encoded by the coding sequence ATGACCGACCCCGACCTGAATCACATTGACACCGACGCCGACCTGCGCGCCTGCCTGCCCTTGATGCGCCAGTTGCGCCCACACCTTGCCCACGCCGACGACTTTGTCGCCCGCATCGACCGCATGCGCGGCCAGGGCTATCGGCTGCTTGCCGGTATCGACGCCGGACAGGCGGTGGCGCTGGCCGGCTACCGCTTCCAGGAAAACCTGATCTACGGACGTTTCGTGTACGTGGACGACCTGATCGTGGACGACACGCGTCGCGGCGGTCGCTGGGGCGCGCGCCTGTTGAGCGCCCTGGACGACATTGCGCGCCAGGCCGGTTGCGCCAAGCTGGTGCTGGATACGGGCCTTGCCAATTCCCTGGCCCAACGCTTTTACTTCCGCCAGGGTCTGCTAAGCACCGCCCTGCACTTTTCCAAGAACCTGGACGCCGTCACCGCATGA
- a CDS encoding multidrug effflux MFS transporter yields the protein MKSAASSSSQRWLIGLLMGLVTLTPMGIDIYLPSLPAMAAGFGEPVSALQASITLFIFAVGLGQMLIGPLADRYGRRPVALGGALAYLAGSALGAAATSLDVFYVARVIQGLGACSASLVAFAAVRDRFSPAVGARVYSYLNGALCSVPALAPMLGGALAVHAGWRSTFVFMVLFALGLMVLLARRFEETRVPPSGPRGALYSLRRYLPIVSSGRFLYFAMFGMAGMAMILVFVSAAPVVLVQQLGYSELGFSAWFGGNAAINIAAFFLAPTFIARFGRHTMVRVGMVALLLASAMHAAAWWWIPQAAWVFMLPVAVLTVGFSLALGSGLSLALEPFAERAGTAAAVYGLFQMSGSAIVATVLLDTGVAPQAAMALIGAVIVLPLLLLSPAIARRLRG from the coding sequence ATGAAGTCTGCTGCATCTTCCTCCAGCCAACGCTGGCTGATCGGCCTGTTGATGGGCCTGGTCACGCTCACGCCGATGGGCATCGATATCTACCTGCCTTCGCTGCCCGCCATGGCCGCCGGGTTTGGTGAACCCGTCAGCGCGTTGCAGGCCAGCATCACGCTGTTCATCTTCGCGGTGGGCCTGGGCCAGATGCTGATCGGGCCCTTGGCCGACCGCTATGGCAGGCGACCCGTCGCGCTGGGCGGCGCGTTGGCGTATCTGGCCGGATCGGCGCTGGGTGCGGCCGCGACATCCCTTGATGTGTTCTATGTGGCGCGGGTGATCCAGGGCCTGGGAGCCTGTTCGGCTTCACTGGTGGCTTTTGCGGCGGTGCGTGACCGTTTCAGCCCTGCCGTGGGCGCGCGCGTCTACAGCTATTTGAACGGAGCACTGTGCTCCGTGCCGGCGTTGGCGCCGATGCTGGGCGGCGCGCTGGCGGTGCATGCGGGCTGGCGCAGCACGTTTGTGTTCATGGTGCTGTTTGCGCTGGGCCTGATGGTGCTGTTGGCACGCCGCTTTGAAGAAACACGCGTGCCGCCCAGCGGCCCGCGCGGCGCGCTCTACAGCCTGCGCCGGTACCTGCCCATCGTGTCCAGCGGACGCTTCCTGTACTTCGCCATGTTCGGCATGGCGGGCATGGCAATGATCCTGGTGTTCGTATCGGCGGCGCCCGTGGTGTTGGTGCAGCAGTTGGGCTATTCCGAGCTGGGCTTCTCGGCCTGGTTCGGCGGCAATGCCGCCATCAACATCGCGGCGTTCTTCCTGGCGCCCACCTTCATTGCGCGCTTTGGGCGCCATACGATGGTGCGGGTCGGCATGGTTGCGCTGCTGCTGGCATCGGCCATGCATGCCGCCGCCTGGTGGTGGATACCGCAAGCGGCCTGGGTGTTCATGCTGCCGGTTGCCGTGCTGACGGTGGGCTTCTCGTTGGCCTTGGGGTCGGGCTTGAGCCTGGCGCTGGAGCCCTTCGCCGAACGCGCCGGCACGGCCGCCGCCGTGTATGGCTTGTTCCAGATGAGCGGGTCGGCCATTGTGGCCACCGTGTTGCTGGACACCGGCGTGGCGCCGCAAGCGGCGATGGCCCTGATCGGCGCGGTCATCGTCCTGCCCTTGCTCTTGCTGTCTCCCGCTATCGCGCGGCGGCTGCGCGGCTGA
- a CDS encoding TerC family protein, giving the protein MIFDWMNDPTAWLGLATLVVLEIVLGIDNLVFIAILADKLPPEQRNRARLIGLSLALVMRLGLLASIAWVVTLTEPLFTVLGSEISGRDLILILGGLFLLFKGTMELHERVEGSAGHESGQKPQHAIFWQVILQIVVLDAVFSLDSVITAVGMVQELSIMMIAVVVAMAVMMVASRPLMAFVGRHPTVVILCLGLLLMIGFSLVAEGLNFHVPKGYLYAAIGFSILIELCNQLARRNRVKGTHALGRRQRTAQAVLRLLRAGRSGQPGQPGQQADDMAALVDGVGDEPAFAPEESSMIERVLSVGAHDVRSIMVPRGDMTWLDVADTPEAVVRKFATGHSRLPLCAGDASNVLGVLHFKDVMPLLRNPGPIDLVDLAREPRYVMETTPVLKILEELRASRDHMLIVVDEHGVCEGLVTPMDVLTAVGGELPEHSEDQPEALQLSDGSWLLEGGLSVGEAARLLNTPGLVDEYPDATLAGCLLRAAGRLPDAGDTIRMHEWTFEITRRDGLRLHQVHARPDL; this is encoded by the coding sequence ATGATTTTTGACTGGATGAACGACCCCACCGCCTGGCTTGGCCTGGCGACGCTGGTGGTACTTGAAATTGTTCTGGGCATCGACAACCTGGTCTTCATCGCCATCCTGGCCGACAAGCTGCCGCCCGAGCAGCGCAACCGCGCGCGCCTGATCGGGCTGAGCCTGGCGCTGGTGATGCGGCTGGGCTTGCTGGCCAGCATCGCGTGGGTCGTGACGCTGACCGAGCCGCTGTTCACCGTGCTGGGCAGCGAGATCTCCGGGCGCGACCTGATCCTGATCCTGGGCGGCCTGTTCCTGCTGTTCAAGGGCACGATGGAACTGCATGAACGCGTCGAGGGCAGCGCGGGCCATGAGTCCGGCCAGAAGCCGCAGCACGCCATCTTCTGGCAGGTGATTTTGCAGATCGTGGTGCTGGACGCCGTGTTCTCGCTGGACTCGGTGATTACCGCCGTGGGCATGGTGCAGGAACTGAGCATCATGATGATCGCCGTGGTGGTCGCGATGGCCGTGATGATGGTGGCCAGCCGCCCCTTGATGGCCTTTGTGGGCCGCCACCCGACCGTGGTCATCCTGTGCCTGGGCCTGTTGCTGATGATCGGTTTCAGCCTGGTCGCCGAAGGCCTGAACTTCCACGTGCCGAAGGGCTATCTATACGCGGCGATTGGCTTTTCCATCTTGATCGAGCTGTGCAATCAGTTGGCCCGGCGCAATCGCGTGAAGGGAACCCATGCGCTGGGCCGCCGCCAACGCACGGCGCAGGCGGTTCTGCGCCTGCTGCGCGCCGGCCGTAGCGGCCAGCCCGGCCAGCCCGGTCAGCAGGCCGACGACATGGCGGCGCTGGTGGATGGTGTGGGCGACGAGCCCGCGTTCGCGCCCGAGGAAAGCTCCATGATTGAACGGGTGCTGTCGGTAGGCGCGCACGACGTGCGTTCCATCATGGTGCCGCGCGGCGACATGACCTGGCTGGATGTGGCCGACACGCCCGAGGCGGTGGTGCGCAAATTCGCCACCGGCCATTCGCGTCTGCCGCTATGCGCGGGCGATGCGTCCAATGTATTGGGCGTGCTGCATTTCAAGGACGTGATGCCGCTGTTGCGCAACCCCGGGCCTATCGACCTGGTGGACCTGGCGCGCGAGCCGCGCTACGTCATGGAAACCACGCCGGTGTTGAAGATTCTTGAAGAGCTGCGCGCCTCGCGCGACCACATGTTGATCGTGGTGGACGAGCACGGCGTGTGCGAAGGCCTGGTCACGCCGATGGACGTCTTGACGGCCGTGGGCGGCGAACTGCCGGAGCACAGCGAAGACCAGCCCGAAGCCTTGCAGCTGTCCGACGGCTCGTGGTTGCTGGAAGGCGGCTTGTCGGTGGGCGAGGCCGCGCGGCTGCTGAACACCCCGGGCCTGGTGGACGAATACCCCGATGCCACCTTGGCCGGATGCCTGCTGCGCGCGGCGGGCCGCTTGCCCGATGCCGGCGACACGATCCGCATGCATGAATGGACCTTCGAAATCACCCGCCGCGACGGCCTGCGCCTGCATCAAGTGCATGCGCGGCCGGACCTGTGA
- a CDS encoding PLP-dependent aminotransferase family protein, translated as MISRPDALPPLRAGDSDPLYRQVYERFRSGIAEGTLKPGDRIPSARALAKEMGVARGTIEVAYSLLSAEGYIQARGQAGTIVAPDLQPLAAAPAAVAPVQAADDDHGWHRPARILPFQMGIPALDAFPRKLWARLGARELRSLQAPDLSYPPADGLASLRTALAAYLRVARGIHCQPAQVYITSGYNFTMQLIIQALLTPGDRVWVEDPGYPPTRALLAQAGLEAVPIPVDADGLMVAEGLARADLAQAAVVTPAHQSPLSMSLSLPRRQALLDWAERRQAWIVEDDYDGEYRYVSRPLPALKSLDAQGRVLYAGSFSKVLFPGMRLAYLVVPPAQVPRFDRISRLLSGGAAAFNQAILTAFITEGHFGRHIQRMRRLYSERRTATARGLSAALGSRMRIEPQPGGMHLVARMDAGQRDQPLAARMLEQGLYAHPLSRWSTLPDPQPGLLLGFTNIVSESQAYDYGLQIRALM; from the coding sequence ATGATCAGCCGCCCCGATGCCTTGCCGCCGCTACGCGCCGGCGATTCCGACCCGCTGTATCGGCAGGTCTATGAGCGGTTTCGCAGCGGCATCGCCGAGGGCACGCTCAAGCCCGGCGACCGCATTCCGTCGGCTCGCGCGCTGGCCAAGGAAATGGGCGTGGCGCGCGGCACCATCGAAGTGGCGTATTCGCTGCTGAGCGCCGAGGGCTACATCCAGGCGCGCGGCCAAGCCGGCACCATCGTCGCGCCTGACTTGCAGCCCCTTGCCGCCGCACCCGCCGCCGTCGCCCCGGTGCAGGCCGCAGACGACGACCACGGCTGGCATCGGCCGGCGCGCATCCTGCCGTTTCAGATGGGCATCCCGGCGCTGGACGCGTTTCCGCGCAAGTTGTGGGCACGATTGGGCGCGCGCGAACTGCGCAGCCTGCAAGCGCCCGACCTGTCCTATCCGCCCGCCGATGGGCTGGCAAGCCTGCGCACGGCGCTTGCCGCCTATCTGCGCGTGGCGCGCGGCATTCATTGCCAGCCGGCCCAGGTGTACATCACGTCCGGCTACAACTTCACGATGCAACTCATCATCCAGGCGCTGCTGACGCCGGGCGATCGTGTGTGGGTGGAAGACCCCGGCTATCCGCCCACGCGAGCGCTGTTGGCGCAGGCGGGCCTGGAGGCGGTGCCGATACCGGTGGACGCGGATGGCCTGATGGTGGCGGAAGGCCTGGCGCGCGCAGACCTGGCCCAGGCCGCGGTGGTGACCCCCGCCCACCAAAGTCCGCTGTCGATGTCTTTGTCGTTGCCCCGGCGGCAAGCGTTGCTGGACTGGGCCGAACGCCGTCAGGCCTGGATTGTGGAAGACGATTACGACGGGGAATACCGCTACGTCAGCCGCCCGCTGCCCGCGCTGAAAAGCCTGGATGCGCAGGGGCGGGTGCTGTATGCGGGGTCGTTCAGCAAGGTGCTGTTTCCCGGGATGCGGCTGGCATATCTGGTGGTGCCCCCGGCGCAGGTACCGCGCTTTGACCGCATCAGCCGCCTGCTGTCGGGCGGCGCGGCGGCGTTCAACCAAGCCATCTTGACGGCCTTCATCACCGAAGGGCATTTCGGCCGCCACATCCAGCGCATGCGGCGCCTATACAGCGAACGGCGCACGGCTACCGCGCGGGGCCTGAGCGCGGCGCTGGGCTCGCGCATGCGGATCGAACCTCAGCCGGGCGGCATGCATCTGGTGGCGCGCATGGACGCCGGGCAGCGCGATCAGCCGCTGGCCGCCCGCATGTTGGAACAGGGGCTGTACGCGCACCCGCTGTCCAGATGGTCCACGCTGCCGGATCCGCAACCCGGCCTGCTGCTGGGCTTCACCAATATCGTTTCGGAGAGTCAGGCGTACGACTATGGCCTGCAAATCCGCGCGTTGATGTAG
- the chrA gene encoding chromate efflux transporter, translated as MPHPPSHDEHVANKPATHEREEAARGSCLEVFLVFLRLGLTSFGGPVAHLAYFRTEFVDRRHWLDDYAYSDLVALCQFLPGPASSQVGMAIGLRRAGWMGMLAAWLAFTLPTAVALIGFAMGLAHVGWLSGSAVIHGLKIAAVAIVAQAVWGMGRTLCPDRARAGLAVAAALITVVLPSAWGQIGAILLGVVVGVAVLQLPPRPILANPADAVSRGAAYVALTLFVALLAGLPIWAAMSDSPAAAQLAGFYRAGALVFGGGHVVLPLLESTAVSGGMVSSADFLAGYGAAQAMPGPLFGFAAFLGALSTGPLTGWVGGLVLLAAIFLPGALLVVGALPFWESLRRRPGVRNMLAGVNASVVGILLAALYDPVWTSAIVNKADFGLALLLFALLVYARWSAVWVVLLAAAGGWALAFLA; from the coding sequence ATGCCGCACCCCCCATCACACGACGAACACGTCGCAAACAAGCCCGCCACCCATGAACGCGAGGAGGCGGCGCGCGGGTCCTGTCTGGAGGTCTTTCTGGTGTTCCTGCGCCTGGGGCTGACTTCGTTCGGTGGTCCGGTGGCGCACCTGGCTTACTTTCGTACGGAGTTTGTCGACCGCCGCCATTGGCTGGACGATTACGCCTATTCCGACCTGGTCGCCTTGTGCCAATTCCTGCCGGGGCCGGCAAGCAGCCAGGTCGGCATGGCAATCGGCCTGCGCCGTGCGGGCTGGATGGGCATGCTGGCCGCATGGCTGGCGTTCACGCTGCCCACGGCCGTTGCGCTGATCGGCTTTGCGATGGGCCTGGCGCATGTTGGATGGCTGTCGGGGTCAGCCGTCATACACGGCCTGAAGATCGCGGCGGTGGCCATCGTGGCCCAGGCCGTGTGGGGCATGGGCCGCACACTGTGTCCCGATCGCGCGCGCGCCGGCCTGGCCGTGGCCGCCGCCTTGATTACCGTCGTATTGCCCAGCGCGTGGGGGCAGATCGGCGCCATCTTGCTGGGTGTCGTCGTGGGGGTGGCCGTGCTGCAATTGCCGCCCCGGCCGATCCTGGCCAACCCTGCCGACGCCGTGTCGCGCGGCGCCGCTTATGTGGCGCTGACCCTGTTCGTGGCATTGCTGGCGGGCTTGCCGATATGGGCGGCCATGTCGGATTCGCCAGCGGCCGCGCAGCTTGCCGGGTTTTATCGCGCGGGGGCTTTGGTGTTTGGCGGCGGGCACGTGGTGCTGCCGCTGCTGGAATCAACGGCGGTGTCCGGCGGCATGGTTTCCAGCGCCGACTTCCTGGCCGGGTACGGGGCAGCGCAAGCCATGCCCGGGCCGCTGTTCGGTTTCGCTGCTTTTCTGGGCGCATTGTCCACCGGCCCGCTGACGGGCTGGGTCGGCGGCCTGGTGCTGTTGGCCGCCATTTTTCTGCCGGGCGCCTTGCTGGTCGTGGGCGCCTTGCCTTTCTGGGAAAGCCTGCGGCGCCGGCCCGGCGTGCGCAACATGCTGGCCGGCGTGAACGCCAGCGTCGTCGGGATCTTGCTGGCCGCGCTGTATGACCCAGTGTGGACCAGCGCCATTGTGAACAAGGCCGATTTCGGCCTTGCCTTGCTGCTGTTCGCGTTGCTGGTCTATGCCCGCTGGTCCGCCGTGTGGGTGGTGTTGCTGGCGGCGGCGGGCGGTTGGGCGCTGGCCTTTCTGGCCTAA